The Chryseobacterium glaciei DNA window TTTTGCAAAGATAATTTATTAAATTGAAATGCAAAATCGTAAAAGGTTTAATTAATTACCCATTAACAATTTTATTTATTTTTTAGAGCTATTTCCAGCTATCCACTATATCTTTTTCGCCCACGCTTTTTTTCAAAGCCATTTCAGAAAAAGGATGTCGTTCCTATCTGGGCTAGGGTTGCAATCACCAAGATAAAGTAGCAAGCAAAAAACGGGTGGCTTCGAGAACCTCAGCCACCCGTTTTCAGAAATTTATTACCTATTTTGCTAGATCGGACTTTCTCTTCCATTTGGTGGCTGAGGCTCTCGAAGCCACCAAATGGAAACTTTCAACCTTCGCTGAGTGAAACGCCTTTGCGAACGAAAAATATTCTCAATAATTTTAAAGAAAACCTTTGCGATCTTTGCGTTAAAAAAAAGCACTCACAAACTACAAAAACGTAGCATCAAAATAAAACGGCAACAAATCCTTAATAGAATTCACTTTCACGACAACATCATTCATGCTCGAAAAATAAAGATCAATATTTTCATTCTGCTTGGTTTCATATTCAATTAAGCTTTGTCGGCAAGCTCCACAAGGTGGAATCGGCGGATTTTTCTCATGAAATTCTCTCGGTCCGCCAACAATAAAGATCTTTTTAATCTTTTCATTCGGAAAATTCGCTGCTACCCAGAATAAAGTCGTTCTCTCGGCACAAAGCCCTGATGGAAAAGCCGCATTCTCCTGATTATTTCCGGAGAAGATCTCTCCATTCTCCAATAAAACCGAACAACCTACCAAAAAGTTGGAATAAGGCGCGTAAGCATTTTCCCTTGCTTGTTTTGCTCTGGCGAACAAAGTATTTTCTATATCGCTAAGTTCACTGCTATTTTTAAAATATTCGTAACCTATCTGTATGTCTTTTTTCATATATTGTGGACCTAAAAAAGGGGGATAAAATTACCTCTTTTTCACCAAGTGGGCAATATTATTTTGTCCTTCAAAATTTTAAATTAAAATTCAAAACATCAAACATGTTATACACTCCTATAAAATTCAGAAATGTTGAAGTAAAAAACAGATGGGTAATGTCCCCGATGTGTATGTATTCTTGTGAAAACGGGATGGCTAATGATTTCCATTACGTCCATTACGGAAGCAGATCGCAGGGCGGAACAGGATTAATTATAGTAGAAGCAACCGGCGTAGAACGCCGCGGAAGGATCACCAACCATTGTATGGGAATCTGGAATGACGAACAGGCTGAAAAACTTCAGAAAATTGTTGAGTTTGTTCACAAGAATTCAGACAGTAAAATAGGGATACAAATTGCTCATGCAGGAAGAAAAGGCTCAACTTGGAACAATTTGCAAATTCCCGTTGAAGAAGGTTGGGAAACCGTTGCACCAAGCCCGATTCCTTATCACCCAACAGAAAGAATTCCACATGTTTTAACAATAGAGGAAATCAAAGAACAAGTTCAAAACTTTAAAGAGGCAGCAAGAAGAGCGGTAAAAGCAGGTTTTGATGTGATCGAAATTCACGGCGCACACGGTTATTTGGTTCACCAGTTTTTATCTCCGCTTTCTAACATCAGAACAGATGAATATGGCGGAAGTTTTGAGAACAGAATCAGATTTTTATTAGAAATTGTAGATGCTGTAAATGAAGAATTAAATGAAAATGTTGCTCTTTTTGTAAGAATTTCCGGAACAGAATACGCTGAAAATGGCTGGGATATTGAAAGCAGTGTAGAATTGGCGAAAATATTAAAAAATCATTCAGTTGATTTGGTAGACGTTTCAAGCGGTGGAAATATTCATGGAGTAAAAATTCCTCTTTTTGATGGATATCAGGTTCCTCTTTCTTCTCAGGTAAGAAATGAAGCGGAAGTGAAAACCGGTGCAGTTGGTTTAATTAAAAAAGTAGAACATGCGGAAGAAATTCTTCAAAAAGGCGATGCTGATTTAATTTTTATTGCCAGAGAGATCTTAAGAAATCCATACATCGCAGTTCAGGGTTCGTTTGAAATGAAGGAAGAATGCTTTTTTCCACATCAGTATTTAAGAGCGAAAATTTCTTCTTAATTTTATACAATTAATATTTAAAAAAGATGAAAATAGAGGATTTCATGTTACCGTGCCCAAGCAAAAAGTTCTTAGGAATAGAATGTTTTGGCTGTGGTGCCCAAAGAGCTATTGTCATGGTTTTTGAAGGGAGATTCTCTGATGCTTTTCATATGTTTCCGGCTGTTTACACGCTTTTGATATTTTTATTTACCGTAGGAATAAGTTTTATTGATAAAAAAAGGAACTATGGAAATGTTTTAATTATAATGGCGATTATTAATTCAATTATAATGGTAATTGCTTATTTTTACAAACATTTTTATCTTAATTTGCACTAAAACATTAAAATTATAACTATGAATCAACAAAAATTACCAAATGCCACAGCGGTACT harbors:
- a CDS encoding cytidine deaminase, whose amino-acid sequence is MKKDIQIGYEYFKNSSELSDIENTLFARAKQARENAYAPYSNFLVGCSVLLENGEIFSGNNQENAAFPSGLCAERTTLFWVAANFPNEKIKKIFIVGGPREFHEKNPPIPPCGACRQSLIEYETKQNENIDLYFSSMNDVVVKVNSIKDLLPFYFDATFL
- a CDS encoding NADH:flavin oxidoreductase/NADH oxidase; this encodes MLYTPIKFRNVEVKNRWVMSPMCMYSCENGMANDFHYVHYGSRSQGGTGLIIVEATGVERRGRITNHCMGIWNDEQAEKLQKIVEFVHKNSDSKIGIQIAHAGRKGSTWNNLQIPVEEGWETVAPSPIPYHPTERIPHVLTIEEIKEQVQNFKEAARRAVKAGFDVIEIHGAHGYLVHQFLSPLSNIRTDEYGGSFENRIRFLLEIVDAVNEELNENVALFVRISGTEYAENGWDIESSVELAKILKNHSVDLVDVSSGGNIHGVKIPLFDGYQVPLSSQVRNEAEVKTGAVGLIKKVEHAEEILQKGDADLIFIAREILRNPYIAVQGSFEMKEECFFPHQYLRAKISS
- a CDS encoding DUF2752 domain-containing protein; its protein translation is MKIEDFMLPCPSKKFLGIECFGCGAQRAIVMVFEGRFSDAFHMFPAVYTLLIFLFTVGISFIDKKRNYGNVLIIMAIINSIIMVIAYFYKHFYLNLH